A window of Variovorax paradoxus genomic DNA:
CAGCAGGTTGCGATCGGTGTGGCTGAAGGGCTCGGCCTGACCGCGCACGCTCAGCACGGTTTCCTGCTCGTACGACCAGCTGCGCTCGTCGTGGATGGTCACCGCGATGCTGTAACGCAGCGTCTTGAACGCATGCTCCAGGAACGGATTGGCGAGGATGCCGTTGGTCTCGCCGCCGCGCACCGCATCGAGCCTGAAGCTGCGGTCGCTTGCCTTCGCGCGGCCCGTGGCCATGGCCGTCAGGCCGCGCGGGATCGACAGCGTCTGCACCAGCGCGCCCGTGGCCGGCTCCCACAGCCAGTAGCCGACCTGGTCATGGAAGGTTTCCACGTCGTCGGGCTTGACGATGCGCAGGTGATAGCGCAGCCCATAGAAGATCTGCGGCCCATTGGTCTGCGCGTCGATGGGCTGGAACTCCGCATGCTCGATGAAGGTTTCGGCCTCGGGGCCTTCCAGCTTCGGGCTCACGTCGTGGCCGGAAGTGCCGATCCACAGGCCCGCAAGGCCCGTGAGCGGGCCGAGGTTGGCAAGCGTATGCGGATCGGGCTCGGGTTCCGTGTAGATGTCTTCGGGAAATTCGGGGGAGTCCGGGAGATCGGCCATGTTTTTCTTCCTGAAGTTCTTGCGGGAGTGTGAACGACAAGCGTGTCACTGATCAAGGCGGATACCGACCTTGGCGATGATCGCGCCCCACTTGCGGCCTTCGCTGTCGATGAAGGCCTTGAATTCCTCGCTCGAACCGCCGCCCGCCACCAGCCCCTGGTTGGCCAGCAGTTCGCGCACCGCGGGCTCGCGCAGCACGGCATTGACGTCGGCGTTGATGCGCTGTACCACCTCGGGCGGCGTGCCGGCTGCGGTGAAGAAGCCGTTCCAGGCCAGCGACTCGAAGCCGGGGTAGCCCGACTCGGCCACGGTCGGCAGCTCTTTCATGAGCTCCGAGCGCGTGGCGCTGGTCACGGCGATGAGCTTCACCCGATGGCCCTGGATCAGCGGCAGCAGCGCGGGCGCGACGGTGAACAGCGCCTGGGTGTCGCCCGCCGCGAGCGACAGACCAGCGGGCGGCGAGCCCGAGTACGGCACGTGCACCGCCTCGATCTGCGCCACGCTGCGCAGCAGCTCCATCGTGAGGTGCGACGAACTGCCCGCGCCCACGGAGGCGTAGCTGAACTTCGAGCCCTGCTTCTTCGCCCACTCGACGAACTCCGGCAGCGTGTTCGCGGGGTTGTCCGCCTGCACCGCCAGCACGTTGGGCTGCGAGGTCGTGAGCACGATGGGCACCAGGTCGCGGGCCGGCGCGTAAGGCATGCGCCTGTACATGTAGGGCCCGAAGGCGATCGGGCCGTTGAAGCCCACGCCCAGCGTGTAGCCGTCGTGCGGCGCCTTGGCCACCGCGTCCATGCCGATCAGGCCGCCGGCGCCGGCCTTGGTTTCGATCACCACCGGTTGCTTCCAGATCACGCGCAGGCGGTCGGCCAGCGTGCGCGCGATCACGTCGAGCGAGCTGCCGGCCGGCGCGGGCACGATCACGCGCACGGGCTTTGAGGGCCACTCCTGCGCCCATGCGCCGGCGGTCAGCAGGCTGGCGAGCAGGAAGGTGGCGATCCTGTTGTTCTTCACTGGGGTCTTTCGATGGGCGCGGGCGGGATGGCGCGAAGTTTTATCACCGTTCGATCGGAACACCCGACGCAGCCCGGTATCGGAGGTGAAAACAGCGCTGGCATTCATTACAAACTGAAGCACTACACAGGCAGCATGGCGGCGTCACCAGACTGCTCTTTTTCCGGCTATCGAAGTGAAAACGAAAGGCTTCCACAGCCGATCCGATGGGCATTCCGGCCTTTAACCACTTCGCGAATGGGCCGATTTTCGGGGGACTTCAAACCGGCTCGACATCGCGGCAAGATGCGCATCCGCCGATTCTTGCGTCACCCGACCAACTGAAGGAGCCCGCTCATGTTCGCCACGCCCGAACGCACCATCAAGACCCCCGGCCCCGAGCATCCGATCACCATTGCGCGCAACCCGCTGCGCGTGGTGGTGTCGGTCGATGGCCGCGTCATTGCCGACACGCGCGAAGCGCTGACGCTGCGCGAAGCGCATTTCGGAACCGTGCACTACATCCCCCGCAAGGACGTGAAGATGTCCTTGCTGGAACGCACCTCGCACGCAACCTACTGCCCGTACAAGGGCGAGTGCAACTACTACAGCATTCCCGCCGGCGGCGAACGCTCGGTGAATGCCGTGTGGACCTACGAGTCGCCATACGATCCGGTCGCGCAGATCAAGGACCATGTGGCCTTCTACCCCGATCGCGTAGGACCGATCGAGGAACGGGTGGTCTGACGGCCGCCCGGTGGAGTCCGCAAGCACGCGGGCTCCACTTCCCCCTTCCAGTGCCCGGCAGCACCCGGGCCCATCACGTGGAGAATGGCAGCGGCAACCATCCTCCACGTCAATGAACATTCGCCTCGCACTCTACGAACTGGCCCGCGCCCATCGACTGACGCCACCGCGGATGCACGCGCTGTTCGCGCTGGCTGAACTCGACGCACAACCGCCGCAACTACCGCAGCGCTTCTGGCGCGTGGTGGCGTTGCTTGCCGCCGGGCTCGGCGGCTTCGGCATCGTGATGTGGGTCGCGGCCAACTGGGGGTCGCTGGGCCGCACCGGGCAGTTCGCACTGCTGCAAGGCTGGGTGCTGCTGACGGCATTCGCCGCATGGCGCAGCGCGGCGCTTCGCACTTCCATGGGCCTGCTGTGCCTGCTGGGGACGGGCGCGCTGTTCGCCTACTACGGCCAGACCTACCAGACCGGCGCCGATGCCTGGCAGCTGTTCGCGCTGTGGGCCGTGCTCAGCCTGCCGCTGTGCCTGGGCGTGCGCAGCGACGTGCTGTGGTTCCCATGGGTGGTGGTGGCGTGCAGCGCAATCAGCCTCTGGGTCTATGCGCACACCGGGCACCGCTGGCGCTTCGACAACACCGACCTGCCGATCCACCTGATCGGCTGGGGCCTGGGCGTGCTGCTCATCGCCGCGCTGAGCCCGTGGGCGCGGTCTTGGGTCGGCGAAACGCACTGGTCGCAGCGGCTGGCAATGCTGGCGCTGACCGTGAGCGTGACGCTGAACTCGCTGGTCGCGCTTTTTCTCGGCAGCGAGGATTCGCCGCACTACTTTCTGGGCCTGGCGCTGATGATCGGCGCCGGCGGCATGCTGATGCAGCGGCGCTGGTTCGACATCGTCGGCCTCAGCGCCGCGGTGCTGTGCGTGGACACCCTGCTGGTCGCCGGCCTGGTTCGCATCCTGTTCGACGGCGGCGGCGTCGACACCATGAGCCGGTTGCTGATCATCGGGCTGGTGGCCGCGGGATTGCTGGCTGTTTCCGTGGCCCTGGTCATGCGCCGGCAGAACACCGTGCTGGCCGCCGCGCAACGAGACGGAGCAGCCGCATGATCGCCCCGTCCGAAATCATCCGCCGTGCATCGGCCCAGGGCCTCCTGCCGAATGACGCGCAATGGCCGCGCGACGAAGCCCGCCCCTGGCCGGTGCTGCTGCTCACGGCGCTGGGCGCATGGCTCGCCGTGCTGCCGCTGCTGGGTGCCGTCGGCCTGGCATTCGGCGACGCGCTGCTGCGCGAAGGCCCCGCCCTGTATGTCTTCGGGCTCGGCCTGCTGGCCGTGAGCGTGGTCATCCTGCGCCAGCGCGGAGTGCCACTGTTCATCGAACAGCTTTGCCTGCCGGCCACGGTGCTGGGGCTGTGCTGCCTGGGATGGGCACTGTTTCGCGACCTGACGGTGTCCATCGCCGCACTGGGCATGTGCGTGGCCAGCGTTGTGCTTGCAGCCCTCACGCCTCTGCATTGGCTGCGGACCCTGCTGGGAATGATGCTGGGCCTGTTCCTCACCATCGCCGCGATGGGCTGGTCGAGCGGCGAAAACGCCTTCGATCATCTTTTCCTGTCGGGCCGTTTCCGCTGGACATGGTGGCTGCAGGCACACCTGGGCCTGGCCATCTGGCTCGCGGTGCTCGGCCTGCTGCCGCGGCTGCCGGGTGCCCGCGCCGGCAGCCTGCTGAGCAGCCTGGCCGACGGCTGGTGCGCGCAACTCCTGCTGATGCTGGTGCTGCTGTCGGGCGCCACGTTCATGCTGGGCGGCATGGTTCCGGGCAGCGACATCGGGCACGAAATGGGGCAAGCCGGCGGCAGCCTCGATCTGCTCGGCAACACCCGGAACCTGGTGTCGGTGTCATGTGCCTTGGCTGCGGCGGCGCTGCTGGCATATCGCTGGCCGGCGCTGCGGCGGATGCCCTTGGCGGGCCTGGGCGTGGCACTGCTGCTGGCGGTCTTGTGCGCCTTCATGCCCAACCTCGGCGCGACCTGCCTCTGCACCGCCGCCCTTGCGGTAACGCAGCGCTGGCGGCTCGCGGCCCTGGGGTGCGCCGCCGCGCTGTGGATCGTGGGCAGCTTCTACTACCTGCTTGCATGGTCGCTCGCGGACAAGGCGCTGCTGCTGGTGCTGGTGGGCGCCGCGCTGGGCGCGCTGGCTTGGCTGGCAACGCGCGCCATGTCGCCTGCAACCGATGCAACCACCGCCGCGGCGGCTGCCGGCAGCTGGTGGAAGAACAGGCGGCTCGCGGGCATCGCGCTGGCAGGCATCGCCACGCTGGCGGTCGCGAACTTCGCCATCTTCGAGAAGGAACACATCATTCGCGACGGCCGCCCCGTGTTCGTGCGGCTGGCGCCGGTCGATCCGCGCTCGC
This region includes:
- a CDS encoding GDYXXLXY domain-containing protein, giving the protein MIAPSEIIRRASAQGLLPNDAQWPRDEARPWPVLLLTALGAWLAVLPLLGAVGLAFGDALLREGPALYVFGLGLLAVSVVILRQRGVPLFIEQLCLPATVLGLCCLGWALFRDLTVSIAALGMCVASVVLAALTPLHWLRTLLGMMLGLFLTIAAMGWSSGENAFDHLFLSGRFRWTWWLQAHLGLAIWLAVLGLLPRLPGARAGSLLSSLADGWCAQLLLMLVLLSGATFMLGGMVPGSDIGHEMGQAGGSLDLLGNTRNLVSVSCALAAAALLAYRWPALRRMPLAGLGVALLLAVLCAFMPNLGATCLCTAALAVTQRWRLAALGCAAALWIVGSFYYLLAWSLADKALLLVLVGAALGALAWLATRAMSPATDATTAAAAAGSWWKNRRLAGIALAGIATLAVANFAIFEKEHIIRDGRPVFVRLAPVDPRSLMQGDYMQLNFALPDRWSLADRPRGGQRPTVLVRPDPNLLSAYTLHLPSALEPRQDNDLEVPLSAKDGNWVFVTDAWFFKEGDAHKFEGARYGEFRILPNGSALLVGMADEQLQPIR
- a CDS encoding DUF2157 domain-containing protein, with translation MNIRLALYELARAHRLTPPRMHALFALAELDAQPPQLPQRFWRVVALLAAGLGGFGIVMWVAANWGSLGRTGQFALLQGWVLLTAFAAWRSAALRTSMGLLCLLGTGALFAYYGQTYQTGADAWQLFALWAVLSLPLCLGVRSDVLWFPWVVVACSAISLWVYAHTGHRWRFDNTDLPIHLIGWGLGVLLIAALSPWARSWVGETHWSQRLAMLALTVSVTLNSLVALFLGSEDSPHYFLGLALMIGAGGMLMQRRWFDIVGLSAAVLCVDTLLVAGLVRILFDGGGVDTMSRLLIIGLVAAGLLAVSVALVMRRQNTVLAAAQRDGAAA
- a CDS encoding Bug family tripartite tricarboxylate transporter substrate binding protein, with protein sequence MKNNRIATFLLASLLTAGAWAQEWPSKPVRVIVPAPAGSSLDVIARTLADRLRVIWKQPVVIETKAGAGGLIGMDAVAKAPHDGYTLGVGFNGPIAFGPYMYRRMPYAPARDLVPIVLTTSQPNVLAVQADNPANTLPEFVEWAKKQGSKFSYASVGAGSSSHLTMELLRSVAQIEAVHVPYSGSPPAGLSLAAGDTQALFTVAPALLPLIQGHRVKLIAVTSATRSELMKELPTVAESGYPGFESLAWNGFFTAAGTPPEVVQRINADVNAVLREPAVRELLANQGLVAGGGSSEEFKAFIDSEGRKWGAIIAKVGIRLDQ
- a CDS encoding DUF427 domain-containing protein; this encodes MFATPERTIKTPGPEHPITIARNPLRVVVSVDGRVIADTREALTLREAHFGTVHYIPRKDVKMSLLERTSHATYCPYKGECNYYSIPAGGERSVNAVWTYESPYDPVAQIKDHVAFYPDRVGPIEERVV
- a CDS encoding FABP family protein, whose amino-acid sequence is MADLPDSPEFPEDIYTEPEPDPHTLANLGPLTGLAGLWIGTSGHDVSPKLEGPEAETFIEHAEFQPIDAQTNGPQIFYGLRYHLRIVKPDDVETFHDQVGYWLWEPATGALVQTLSIPRGLTAMATGRAKASDRSFRLDAVRGGETNGILANPFLEHAFKTLRYSIAVTIHDERSWSYEQETVLSVRGQAEPFSHTDRNLLRKVGEPTPNPTALAAMAEAAGKSAIDVASASVDSRGKAGLSGASTG